The following proteins are co-located in the Pyricularia oryzae 70-15 chromosome 1, whole genome shotgun sequence genome:
- a CDS encoding 40S ribosomal protein S0, with translation MAPANLPSVFNATSQDIEMLLAAQSHIGSKNLQVHMAPYLWKTRQDGVNVINVGKTWEKIVLAARIITAIDNPADVCVISARPYGQRAVLKFAAHTGAQAIAGRFTPGSFTNYITRSFKEPRLIVVTDPRTDAQAIKEASYVNIPVIALCDTDSPTEYVDVAIPTNNKGRHAIGCIWWMLAREVLRLRGTIYNRETPWDVMVDLYFYRDPEAEAEDKVEEEKLAGVEEVGPAAIESGFATGGGDWEATAPAAASGWDDAAAQPQNWDSAAQGAASWDEAAAPKEGQW, from the exons ATGGCCCCCGCAAATCTGCCCTCGGTCTTCAACGCGACCAGCCAGGACATTGAGATGCTCCTGGCGGCGCAGTCGCACATCGGCTCCAAGAACCTCCAGGTTCACATGGCCCCTTACCTGTGGAAGACCCGTCAGGATGGTGTCAACGTCATCAACGTTGGCAAGACCTG GGAGAAGATCGTCCTCGCTGCCCGTATCATTACTGCCATTGACAACCCCGCCGACGTCTGTGTCATCTCTGCCCGTCCCTACGGTCAGCGTGCCGTCCTCAAGTTCGCTGCCCACACCGGCGCCCAGGCCATCGCTGGTCGTTTCACCCCCGGTAGCTTCACCAACTACATCACCCGCTCGTTCAAGGAGCCTCGCCTGATTGTCGTCACCGACCCCCGCACCGACGCCCAGGCCATCAAGGAGGCCAGCTACGTCAACATTCCCGTTATCGCCCTCTGCGACACCGACTCGCCCACCGAGTACGTTGACGTTGCCATCCCCACCAACAACAAGGGTCGCCACGCCATCGGCTGCATCTGGTGGATGCTTGCCCGTGAGGTCCTCCGTCTTCGCGGTACCATCTACAACCGCGAGACCCCCTGGGACGTCATGGTCGACTTGTACTTCT ACCGCGaccccgaggccgaggccgaggacaaggtcgaggaggagaagcTTGCCGGCGTCGAGGAGGTTGGCCCGGCTGCCATCGAGTCTGGCTTCGCTACCGGTGGTGGCGACTGGGAGGCTACTgcccctgccgccgcttCCGGCTGGGACGACGCTGCTGCCCAGCCCCAGAACTGGGACTCTGCCGCTCAGGGTGCTGCCTCATGGGACGAGGCTGCCGCCCCCAAGGAGGGCCAGTGGTAG
- a CDS encoding V-type proton ATPase subunit D gives MEGLLFNVNNGYIEGIVRGYRNGLLTGSNYANMTQCESVDDLKLQLGPSYGDFLASLPPNPSTSALAAKATDKLVSEFRYVRANAVGSLAQFMDYLTYGYMIDNVALLITGTLHERDTRELLERCHPLGWFETMPVLCVATNIEELYNSVLIETPLAPYFKNSLSHTDLDELNIEIVRNTLYKNYLEDFHNFVNTHPDMAGTPTAEVMSEILEFEADRRAINITLNSFGTELTKEDRKKLYPTFGRLYPEGTLMLSRADDLDGVRLAVDGVSDYKSFFDTAGLSGGLSGPGNMGGGQGGSEGKSLEDMFYQKEMEISKSAFTRQFTFAIVYAWVKLREQEIRNITWIAECIAQNQKERIGNYISVF, from the exons ATGGAGGGTCTCCTCTTCAACGTCAACAATGG ATACATAGAGGGTATTGTTCGCGGCTACAGGAATGGTCTTCTCACAGGGTCAAACTATGCGAACATGACACAATGCGAAAGCGTCGATG ACCTCAAACTACAGCTCGGCCCCTCATACGGCGACTTTCTTGCATCGCTGCCCCCGAACCCATCAACGTCTGCTCTCGCCGCCAAGGCGACAGATAAGCTCGTCTCCGAGTTCCGATATGTTCGTGCCAACGCCGTGGGCTCACTCGCCCAGTTCATGGACTACCTCACTTACGGCTACATGATCGACAACGTTGCACTCTTGATCACTGGTACCCTTCATGAGAGGGACACCAGGGAACTCCTGGAGCGCTGCCACCCGCTTGGATGGTTCGAGACGATGCCGGTGCTCTGCGTGGCGACCAATATCGAGGAGCTTTACAACAGCGTGCTCATCGAGACGCCGTTGGCCCCCTACTTCAAGAACAGCTTGAGCCACACCGACTTAGACGAGCTCAACATCGAGATTGTCAGGAACACCCTTTATAAGAACTACCTGGAAGATTTCCACAACTTTGTCAACACTCACCCTGACATGGCTGGCACGCCGACTGCGGAGGTCATGTCCGAAATCCTTGAGTTCGAGGCTGACCGTCGTGCCATCAACATCACCCTGAACTCTTTCGGCACCGAACTCACCAAGGAGGATCGCAAGAAGCTCTACCCAACTTTTGGCCGTCTGTACCCCGAGGGCACTTTGATGTTGTCACGTGCCGACGACCTGGACGGCGTTCGGTTGGCCGTGGACGGTGTGTCAGACTACAAGTCCTTCTTCGATACCGCCGGACTTAGTGGTGGTCTCTCTGGTCCTGGAAACATGGGTGGTGGCCAAGGCGGTTCTGAGGGCAAGAGCCTGGAGGACATGTTCTACCAAAAGGAGATGGAGATTTCAAAGAGCGCGTTCACGAGGCAGTTCACTTTCGCCATAGTGTACGCATGGGTGAAGCTCAGAGAACAGGAGATCCGGAACATAACCTGGATTGCCGAGTGCATTGCGCAGAACCAGAAGGAGCGCATCGGCAACTATATCAGCGTCTTTTAG